From the Quercus lobata isolate SW786 chromosome 6, ValleyOak3.0 Primary Assembly, whole genome shotgun sequence genome, one window contains:
- the LOC115950895 gene encoding uncharacterized protein LOC115950895 — protein sequence MAPLVYFSLRKVQLLYLVLLLFTSVFLCACSDSQLPNKQFSGRRKLLELETDEPPKKKTNSLSTKDQIKLSKPSLSSKNQTKLIKSSLSSKNQTKLTKATNSTKLASNVLSKLGFKKLNSTSKIKKLNSTSKATNFNKPNSFSMKKTSDLGKSSTPKNKTTKITTKKDTQSSQPLVEKKLTKLESEKPIKNQQPNKKPNQTKKPTQPSWLDEEDDLVSDFRDLTGLPTKFQRTLIPDLEKFSITSKAYIFKANKEITKGFKPIVGNKYASTIATVVSCAFMLIPLLLVSLIFTKIKAYFSLQKLLIFIQIYLSIYFSILCLSSLVTGLEPLRFFYATSMSTYVCLQLLQTLGYVLYLLLLLMYLILVFSTECGLGSKFLGLAQTFVGFAVGLHYYMAVFHRMVMHQPPKTNWIVHGIYATCFFVICLFANAERRKKAYLEEGGEEGKKS from the coding sequence ATGGCTCCACTAGTGTACTTCAGTCTCAGAAAGGTACAATTACTTTATCTTGTTCTATTACTCTTTACTTCTGTTTTCCTTTGTGCCTGCTCAGATTCTCAACTTCCCAACAAACAGTTTTCTGGTAGAAGAAAATTGTTAGAACTAGAAACAGATGAGCCacccaaaaagaaaaccaaCAGCCTATCCACCAAGGACCAGATCAAGCTTAGCAAGCCTAGTTTATCCtcaaaaaaccaaaccaaactcATCAAGTCTAGTCTGTCCAGCAAAAACCAAACCAAGCTCACCAAAGCCACCAATTCTACCAAACTAGCATCCAATGTTTTATCCAAGTTAGGATTCAAGAAGCTCAATTCCACCTCCAAGATCAAGAAGCTCAATTCCACATCCAAAgccacaaattttaacaaaccCAATTCATTTTCCATGAAGAAAACCTCAGATCTAGGCAAATCAAGCACACCCAagaacaaaacaaccaaaatcactACCAAGAAAGACACACAAAGTTCACAACCCCTTGTAGAGAAGAAGTTAACAAAGCTTGAATCTGAAAAACCAATCAAAAACCAGCAACCaaataaaaaacccaaccaGACCAAAAAACCAACACAACCCAGCTGGTTAGACGAAGAGGATGATTTGGTTTCAGATTTCAGAGACTTAACAGGTTTGCCCACAAAGTTCCAACGAACTCTGATTCCAGACCTTGAGAAATTCTCAATCACCTCAAAAGCATACATTTTCAAAGCCAACAAAGAAATCACAAAAGGGTTCAAACCCATTGTTGGAAACAAATATGCATCCACCATTGCCACCGTAGTTTCTTGTGCTTTCATGTTAATCCCATTGCTTCtagtctctctcattttcactAAAATCAAAGCCTATTTCTCACTCCAAAAGCTCttgattttcatccaaataTACCTCTCCATCTACTTCTCAATTCTTTGCCTCTCCTCGCTGGTCACGGGGCTCGAGCCACTCAGGTTTTTCTACGCTACTTCGATGTCCACCTACGTTTGTTTACAGTTGCTACAGACACTTGGATACGTGTTATACTTGCTGCTGCTTTTGATGTACCTGATTCTTGTCTTCTCAACTGAATGTGGGCTGGGCTCAAAGTTTCTGGGCCTGGCCCAAACCTTCGTGGGCTTCGCCGTTGGGCTGCATTATTACATGGCGGTGTTTCACAGAATGGTGATGCACCAACCGCCCAAGACCAATTGGATAGTTCACGGGATCTATGCCACGTGTTTTTTTGTCATTTGTCTGTTTGCTAACGcggagagaagaaagaaggcCTACTTGGAAGAAGGCGGCGAAGAGGGCAAGAAAAGCTAG